CAAGAGGAAGCTGAAAAACGGGTTAAACAGCTCAAGCACAAGGCTAAGGAGCAAATGGTAGAAACTCGCAAAGCGGCTGCAACGGCGGCTTGGTGGCTCTTTGGTACAGCGCTTACTTCAGTGGGTGTAGCGGCATTTGCTGGAGTAATGGCGGTACGAGGTCTAGCCTTTTTGGGTTAATGATTTAACAATTCTCTTGTGAATTTTAGAACTTAAGCCTCCTGAATGGGGGGCTTTTTCTTTTACTATGGAGTGATTGTCCCAATGGCAAAGAGTTGCGTTTCCCTCAAATTGCGAGTGTCAGGTCAGAAATGCAAGTGCTGACTGTTCTGGTTTTCTGATCAAAGACAAATTCGCTATAGTCGGCTAAGTTGTCGAGTCCTAAGAGATTCAGGATAATTTCAATAATTAGCCAGAAGCTTATTTGAAGTAGTGTCTTTTGCCACTGAGTTTGCATATTAGCTGACCTTCTTAATCTATGCCCTTGAGGTGTGAGCTTGCGCCTTAAAATTGTGTTAGGGATAGTAGATGAGATCGCCTGGAAATATTGGTATAAGCTACAAGCTTGAATCCCATTACACGTTATCTCGCCTTGGGTCCAGCTCGAATCAAGAAATTTACTGAACTTTTTTGGGAACAACTTAGAGATCTCAGGGAAATTACGGAGAAACTTCAGGGGTGTCCTAGGTAGGGAGCGATCGCACCATTGCGTTTCTCAGAGGTGTGAAGTACATCACAATAACCTAACCCCCAACTCCTCATCCTCACATAAGATCTGCGGTCGCTCCGGTTCCCTACTAGGGTTGCGGGAGTAAGAATCAAAGCCTCTTCTGTGCTATCGCTACGTACTTCTTTAAGCGCTATCGGAAGAACATATATTGACAACAATTGGTGAGTCCTTGATCGAAGAATTCTGTACTTCGATAAGCAACGATGCGGTTACTGTCCACAAACGTTGTAGAAAAACAAATCTGGATCAAGTCCGCCTTCTAGACGGCGGTTCTTTGTCAGAAACGCCACCACTTGGTCGTTTTCAATAATGGCAGGTGGGTTTTGTGCATTAGGGTTATAGGCCCTCAAGTCAGATATCCGGCTGCCGTAGTCGCCAACCCGATTGCGGATGCTCATAGATGAGACTCGACTGCCGTAATCACCAATCTGATTACAGACAGAGTTCTCTGCGAGCCGCTCATTAGAAATCACTCCTAAAAAAGCGCCATCTTGCCCAACTACGTAAGGAGCTGCATTGTCAGCTTGAGCTATGAATTGAGGTGGTGTTGATACCGATGGCTCCTCTACTGTAAACCCATAGGGTTTAGGAAGATTAGATTGAGGCAGCCGGGTTTGAAGTTCAGAGGTGTTTACTCTCTGCGTTGAGATAGGAGCTATCTTGTTTTGCGATGGTTCCGAAGCTTGAGAGGTACATCCAGCCAACAAAGTGAGTAAGCCTAAACCGATTAGCAGCCTTTTCATGTTCATATCAGCATCCTTTGATAATCAAACTTGTTTCTGTGTTTAGTATCAAAGGCTAATGCTAGTGAGCGCGATAGTATAAACACGGAAATTTTTTTTCCAGGTAATGATAATCCCCAGTATTAAGACGTAGAAGCTTAATGATGGTTCTTTGTGCAAACTCTGCCTAGCGCTGGCATAGATAGCTAGGATGCCATAAGGTGTGATCACTGTTACTCTTCAAGCCTACTGTGTACTCGCAAAGCTCAAAAACCAGCAGTGTGATCGCTACTAGCTCACCTACCTCTGCTAAGGCTGCTCCTCATCCTCATCCTCTAAAAGCTCACCTAAATAAATCTCCACAAATTTTGCGGCGGCTACTCGATTAATTCCCTTAAGCGCTTTGACAATATCTACAACCGTCTCAGCAGTAGGGTCTGCTCTTTCGTGAAACCAGCGATTAACGACAGTTCGCTCAATGCCTAACGCCACAGCCAATTTGTTCTGACTGATACTGTAGGTTTCCAATGCCTGCTTGAGGGCTTGCCCTGCTCTTCCCATGCCTCTGATCGTGTCAGAGGAACTTGACTGAGTAAATGTGAATTTATTTGTTTACATGCTGTATGATTAAAACGTAAACTTATTTGTTTACATTCTAGTCTTCCATAAGGCGATCACAGATACACACGAACACGAGTGAGCGCCTTTCCTAAAAAACGCGATCGCCTACATACAAGCGATCGCAAATATCCGTCTACCAATTAACAAGTAGGAAAACCGATGAACCACACTGAATGGCTACGCCTTCAAACAGAAGGCGAGAAAATCTGTTCGTCTCTCAGACAGCAAAATTACCGATGCCTGAAACAAACCCGCCGCTTGAGCTGGAAAATCATCACCCCCTTTAGTCTCCCCTTACCCACGGGGGAAGCAGAGCACAGCTACCTGCTGACTTGGCTACCATCACCCGTCAGTGACTGGAGTCTCATCCCCAACGACACCACACAAACACGGGAAAAGCTATGGAAACACCTTCAAAATATCCTCAACACAATTCGAGGCACACAAGCCAATACCCACCAACACATCGAGCAACCCGAAGACTATTCCCGTCCTTGGGCGATCGTCCGTCTCTTACCCGACGCCCGACGCTACACAGTGGCAAGATTCTACAACAGAGCGGATGCCCAAGACCATCTGAGATTCCTCAAGCGCTTCATTCCAGCCGCAGAATTTGAAGTTATCTTCGACATTCCTACAGATTTAGAAAATACAGCTTCAATTGACTAATCCTCAGTTCAAAGATTTTAAATCTAAAATTCAAAATCCAAAATCTAAAATCGAATGACTATCCTATTTCGCCGCATCAACCCCGCTCAAAAATTCCGCATCACCAAACGCCAAATTGCCAAATTCCTCCGAATCCCCGAATCACTCATCGTAAAAATCGAATCTTGGCTCTACGTTCTATTTGTCCATCGCCTCGACAAAGGAGGACAATTTATCAGCTATCGTCAACTAGAACAGTGGAAAAATGCCGTTGCTTGTCAGCTACAAAAATGCTCAACCAGGGAACAGCTACAACACTTGTGGAATGCCATTACATTTGACCACACCCAGCACAAAAACCAATATCTTGATTCTGTCCTCCCATTCCTAGAAAACATCCGGTTGAAACGTGTTGAAGCTATCCCCGAAGCGCCGCAAACTCAAGATGTAGCTATGACACCGAAATTTATTTCAGAGTGCGATCGCTAAACTTGGTTGAATCTATTATTCCTTGCCACTCATATCCAACAACACCTTCAAAACACCCTTTGTTGAAGCCCGTTCAAACGCAGCAAGCCCTTCACTTAGAGGATAACGAGCATGAATCAGTGGTTCTACATCCACCTGTCCCGAAGCCAGCAGATCCAGTGCGGCGGGAAAAGGGCCACAGCGCGACCCAATCAGCGTAATTTCGTCTACCACGAGAGAGGAGGCATCGAACGTTAACTGACCCGCGTAGGTACTTTTGAGGACTAAAGTGCCGCGTGGACGCAATGCTCTCCGTGCGATCGCAAATCCAGCCGGATTACCCGTACACTCCACCGATACGTCGAAAGCTCTGTCAGCCACACCATCTTCCTGTCCAGTTTGTATCCCCCGTGCTGCCAGATTAGCCAGCTTCTCCTGATGACGCCCCACAACCAAGAGATCGCAACCGGTTACCGCTAGCGTTTGCGCCACCAGTTGCCCCAGCTTGCCATCCCCAACCACTAAAACCCGCTCACCAGGACTCACTTTTACTTGCTGCTGAATTTCTAAAGCAGCGGCTACGGGTTCAGTAAATGTAGCAACATCCGTAGGCACATTGTCTGGTACTCGATGCAAGTTTTCGATGGGTAAGGAAAGATACTCAGCAAACGCTCCATTCCGGTTCACGATACCCAGTACAGTCCGGTTTTCACAGTGAGTTGGCTGTCCACTGCGGCAGAATCGGCACTGCCCACAAACGGCATTAATCTCGCCGACCACTCGCTGTCCTTTGAGATGCTCTGGCCCTTGTTCTACGACACCCACAAATTCGTGACCTAAAATGCCGATGTAGGGGTAATAGCCTCGGAGCAATTCGAGGTCGGTGTTGCAGATGCCTGCCCGTACTACCCGCACCAGTGCTTCGCCCGGTGCTGGGTTGGGAATGGGGGCATCGTAGCGCAGTTGAAGTTGGTTATTTTCTAGCCAAAGAGCTTGCATTAGGATTGATTTTGTAGGGGCGTGGTTTAGGGATAAGGCTTGACAATAAACAGTTTCTCATGTTCAAAACCTGTCTTGCTTATATTTTTAACTAACCACAGAGGCACAGAGAACACGGAGAAGAGAAAGAAAGAGGAAAGAGGAGAGATAAGTGAAGTTTTTTACCTCTACATAAGCTTTGCCGACAGATGAGAGGAATTGGTTAGATAGCGCTCAATGGGACTGTGCAAAAGCTTGGAACTGTTGCTCACTAATCCGCCCTGCTTGATACAGGGTTTCGGTAATTTCAGAAATCGTTAATACTGAGTGCGCTCGATAACCATTGGCTTTCAGTCTGTCTTTCACCCCTTGTTCATGGTCGAGAAAAACGACGATATCTTCGACTTTTAATCCTGCTGATTTTATCTTTTCTGCTCCTTCCATCACACTCTTCCCACTGATGAGAATGTCATCCACCACCACCACCATTTCTCCTGGCTCAAAGTGACCTTCAATGACTCTCCTTGTACCGTGTGCTTTGACCTCCTTGCGGGGAAAAATCATCGGGTGATGGAGGCGCAATGATAATCCGGTCGCTGTTGGTAAGGAACCATAGGGAATACCTGCGATGCGGTCAAAGCTGAGGTCTTTGAGGATATGTTCATAGGCAGTGAGAACTTGATGGAAAATTTGGGGGTTAGAGATGATTTTGCGGAGGTCGATGTAGTAAGGAAATACTGCGCCTGATGCTTGAACAAACTCGCCGAATAAAATGCAACCAATGTCATAAAGTTGCAAAATCAGATCTTGATAAGGATGCTGTTCCAAAAAACATACATCAGGCATCCACAAATCACAAGTCGTACCGTCTTGAACAATCTGCTGTCTCGTTTGATTAATGGATTCGCGCAGGGATGCGATCGCAACAGCAGGTTTCTCACTGGATAACATATCCTGGGGAACTGGAATGAGCAGTCCATCACCGTTGGCATTCAATCCTGCGGTTAGGATTTCGGTAAGGTTGCCACCGCCTTCTGCCCAAATGCTCCGCGCTAGGATAATTCGTTCGGGAGCAACCGCACGGATGCGTGCCAGAATTTCGGCGTTGGTGGTTCCCACTTCGAGACCTAATTGTTCAGGAGTACCCCAATTTTTCGCCTCTTTGACCACTTGCAAGTAAAGTGGAGACTCAGGCGTGGGATATTGCTGCAAAGAGACTGCACCCGGATTTGAGGTGGAACACAGGACCAATACCGCCTTACCGGGATAAATCAAAAACGGTGCAATATGGTCTTGCCCGGAGTAGGGAGTCAGGGTAATCGCATCCACTTGCCACTGTGCAAAAACGGTTTGGGCAAAGATGGTGCTGGTATTGAGGTCGCCGTGTTTGGCGTCTAAAATAATGGGAATGTGAGCTGGGATAGCCGTTAAGGTTTTGTGTAGCAGTTCCATGCCTGGAACACCTAACGCCTTGTAAAAGCCAAACGTCGGCTTATAGGCACAGACTAAATCGGCGGTTTCCCGAATCAGAAATTGCAGCCAGTCCCACAACTCTGCAATGATGCTGTCTTTGTCTTCTCCTCGACAGTAATGCGTTGGCATCATTTCTGGATTGGGATCGAGTCCCACTACTAGCAAGCTTTGGTTTTGTGCGATCGCTGCATTCAGTTTCTCGAAAAAGTCCATTAGGATTGTCCTGATTAAGAACCCATCGCCTAACCCTAAGGGTAAAAGTTGTAAAGATATTTTTCAATGATGAGAGCGAGCCATTTATTTTAGGCGATCGCGCAGGTGCTGAGGTTGCCACATCCTCATTTTTGTATCACTATGCTCAACTGATGGTAATTTTAGCTGCGATCGAGTGGATTAATCGCTTAGTTGACGATGCCGATATTCTTTGCGAAAGCACCCGCGCCACAGCCGGGATTAAACCGCACACAAACCGATTTGGGCTTTTTCCGGGGGCACTGCCTCGACGAAAAATTGACGTTTTGAAGATTGGTAATATAACACTTCGTTACTCAATCATTTACGGAGTCCACTTCAGCAGTAAAGATAGAGCTAGGGACAAGGAGCGAGATAAGATTCATGCTCAACCCTATGTCCCTCGCGCTGATATTACGCACCCAATCGCCCGAATCTGCACTTATCTTTGGCAGTTCCGATGGGTGAGTAATTACCACTCCCAGCGCAGCTTGAAGAACAGTTCGTAGAGTGTAGAACTATGACTATTTCCCCTCGTCGGGTATATTCCCAGCTCAGAAAGATTGACCAAGTTGATTTTATGACTAGTGCGCTTTACCGTGAGCTTGCCCAAGATGTGCTAGCTGCGCCGGGAGTCAGCTTAGCCATGAAACAAGCGATCGCCGAACGTCTCAACCAGGCCAATCGCCGACTGGGACGGCAAACCGTTGGTGGTGAGGACAGCTACTAAGCTGATGTACCTTTAAATGGCATCGTTCGGAGCGCCAGAATGACACAAAGACCTCCACATGCCATTTGAGTAACGATTAGCTTAAATACTGCAACAGATTAACTTTCTAACAGGGCGCGGCTGTGCGCCCTATTGGTTTATTTAGGGCATTTCTACAAATCAAACCGACACATAGCAACGATAAAAGCAACATAAAATTTGCTTTTTTCAGTAAAAATGCTGTAATTTCTTAGAAAAAATTACCAAAATTTTAATGATTTAAGTTCAAGTAGATTTTTATAAAAAAGATAAATAAATATGTATTTTTAAGTATAAAATAGCTAATTTATTAATAGAAAAAACTATACATTAAAACATTAAGGGATACCTAATAAAATCCCAAAAACTATGCGTATCTCTGCGATAAAAAAACCTAACAGAGCCATGAAAAACCAAACAAACGTTCGACCGCCACAACTAAAAGAAATTCTCCCTGGATATCTGAATATCATGGGCTACGTTGACCAATCAGAAGTCAATGGCCCAGGCTGTCGCGCCGTAGTTTGGGTGCAGGGGTGTAAGCGAGAGTGTCCCGGATGTTTCAACCCAGAATCGTGGTCGTTTGAAACTAACCAATTAATCGCCGTTGATGAACTAGCGAATCAAATTTTGAGCAATCCTCACAACCAGGGCGTAACCTTTTCGGGAGGGGAACCGTTTTGGCAAGCACCAGCACTTGTTCAACTCGCCAAGCGCTTAAAAACGGCTGGGTTTAACGTCATGTGTTTTACGGGATTTACCTTAGAAGAACTGCGTTCTGAACGATCGCCCCTTGGCGCTTCCGAGTTGCTTGAACAGTTAGACATCCTAGTCGATGGCCCCTATGTGGAATCCTTAGCCATCCATTCCCCAGATTCTCTCGTGTCGTCGCGCAATCAAAGGGTTCATTTGTTCAATTCCGCCTTGAAAGACAAACTGAACTGGGCGAGTGAGCAGATGGAAGTTCACATCCTGAAAGATGGTAGCCGCATTATCACGGGTTTTCGAGGTCAGAATGGTTTGAGTGAAAGCTGAACTACTATGCTTAACTGTGGTGTGGTTCAACGAGGACAAGATGTCAGAGTTTCTAGATTTTCTTAGGCATAAGTTTGCTTACGTGGCGATCGCAGAATTCAAACCTGGGAAGTTTGAAGAGGCCAAGCATCTCTATGAAAAAGCGGTTTCCACCTACGCCGAAGGCTTTAAAGGAGCCTACCTGCTGCAAAAGCCAGGAACTGACGAAGGAATTGCCGTCATTTTTTGGGACAATGTAGGAGATATGGAAGCCAATCAAAACGAAGCTTACCAGGCCATCTTAAAAGAGATGACGCCGCTGTTTGCCAAAGCACCGAACACTGATATCTATGAACTGGTGAGTGAAATTCATCCCGTAGAAGAATAAGTTTTTGCGAGAGAAAATTTCTTAATCTGTTCTATGTACTGGGTAAGGAGATTCTTCACTCACTCTTAAGATTCTCCTAACCCTTGTGCTGGCAATGTTTTTCCCAGTAAAAATTAAACATCACAAAAGGTATCAGAGGTAGAGTCAAGCTGTCTCTGCTCTTGTAAAAAAGCTTGGACAGTTTGATTAAACGCTTTACGCTGTACCAAAAATGGCCAATGATTACCGGGAAATGGGCAAATCTTTAAGTTTTTTAAGTAAGTTTTGTAGGGTTTGAGTTGCCAATTTTTGCGGTTCACCCCTGTTTCGGGCTGGATGAACAGGGTGGGGATATCAATTGAGTCAGTCAGCCCTGCAACCCGCATTACGTCCTCAAAAATTTGATCGCGGGCAGGGATGGTAAACTTGCTGCCCCAACAACCATCTGGTTTTTGTTCAATACCTGCTTGAAAAACTTGCTGCTGCAAGGAACTCCATCCCTGATATAAATTTAACTGACGTGCTTGATTTAAGGCTTGCTCATAACTCGCAAATGGCCCCATGCCTTGAAGAAACGGCAATACACGGTACAGTAGGGGAAAAGTAACCTTCATTACGCTGGGCATCTTCCAGACGAAAATCGGATCGACTAGAATCATACTCCGCAAACGCTGTGGATGTTGTCGTGCCCAGATAAGTGCGACTTTGCCAGTCCAAGAATGACCCAGAACATGAGCAGAAGACCACCCCAGGTGTTCCATTAAGGCTTCTAAATCCGCGATCGCATCGGTAAAGGTATAACCCCTATCCGGCTTGCTACTTTCGCCATGACCGCGCATATCGGGTGCAACAATATGGTATTGCTCAGATAGGTAATCTCCCAAGCTTGACCAAACGAGGGCGTGGTCTGCTAAACCATGCAACAACAGCAAGGGAACATTTCCCTGGTTCCACTCTAGGTAAGAAATTTGGATATCCGGCAAGGATAATGTTTGACGTAGAGGTAGCATAGCCATATTGCAACCGTTGAGAGACGCATCGCTAGATATGTTACTCGCAAGTCAGCAGCACAGCGATATCCACTTTCATTCACTTCTGGCTTCTTGAATGTTTGGGCAAATTGTGTGAGCAATCCGATCGCTGGGTGGTTGTTCTTGCCAGCCCGAAAGTAAACCCAAAAGTTCAGATTTGAGAATTTCTAAGGCTTCGATTTGCTCTGTAATCGCCTCTACTTTGAGCAGTAAATGTTGCTTCACTGACCCACAGGGCAATTCACCGGAGTCGTGGACTTCTAGGATGTCGCGAATCTCACTGAGGCTGAGTCCTAGAGATTGCGATCGCTTAATAAATGCGAGTCGATTGAGGACTTGGCTGTTGAACAGGCGGTAGCCAGATTCCGCACGAGTCGTTGTCGGTTCGAGGAGACCAATCTCTTCATAGTAGCGAATCGTTTTGACCGACATACCTGTCAGATTGGCAACTTCGCCAATCTTAAGTTGATGAGGGACACTCTGTGCAGCATCGTTGCGCCCTATCTCATTCTTCGACTTCGGCTGTGCATTAGAGGAATTCTTCCCCTTCATCTGGTGCTTTGCAGTAGGGGGAAAGGGTTGAGCGCGTTTCGCTTCACTATCGAGAGCAGAGTTGCCCATCGTTTTTTGAGTTAGGGTGAACGAGAAGCGTTAGTGAAGCGCTTGCCAAGGCTGAGCCCTCAAAGCCCGTGCCAACAACGGCCTGTTTCTGAAACGATCATTAGGCCATTGCTTAGCGAGGCGGCTGACGCTTAGCAGCGCTCAGTATCGGTAAGGCAGGTCGTGACGAGGATGGGGGAAGATAGTGTGTCACGGGCTGATCGGCTAGTTCAGTCTCTCGACGTTGACTTTGCCACCAACGAAGTGCTACTGCTAGCACCATCATCATCAACCCAAAACTGAGCAGCGACCAGCGCTCACCTACGCCGCCAATCACAGCATCGACAGCTCCGACAATAACAATAAAGCTAGAAATTGGCTCTTTGCGGTAAGCCGCCTTTAAAATTCGAGGCAATAAAGCATTCATCACGGCTTGTTACTTACTCTATTTCACTAAGTATTTAATCTACTTCCAGGTTATCTCATTCGCGTCCGCACAACGAGCAGCAGCTAGAGGTCTGATTTTCTAGATTTTTTATTGTCTTATCACGTCTGACAATCCTAGTCACTGGGTTAGGCAGCGTCATAAATTTTCTGAGTTCACCTAGAAATAGATTGTTGACCTATGGTTAGTCTGTTCAAGTTTCACAAGACGGATGAAAGACGTTAGGAGTTTCTCGTGAGTCAGAGTCGAATTGTGATTCTATTTCAAACCCAGCCAGGTTAGCAGTCCTTGGCCTGTTGAGTACTCAATAATCACAGTCAAGATAAAACCAATCATTGCGGCTCGACCATTTAATCGCTCTGCGTAATCGTTGAAGCCAAACTTAGGCTCTTCTAGTTGGGGAGTTGTGGTTGGTTTGGGCTGCGTCATTATTTTATTACCTCACGTTCCTTAGTTACAATACTTTAACAATTTTAATCGTTCTTTAATAATGAATCCTTGTCAAGTCTAGATTTTGGGATTGGGGATCAGGAAAATTTTCCTCAGTTCCTTGCCGCTAGCCGCTTTCTAGCTAGGAGGTTATTCAGTCCAGAAATTTTCATGGTCATACTGGTATTTAAGACCTCTTGAAGATAGCAGCCGTCTGCTCAAGGCTCGATCCCACAAGGAGTGTTTGAAGGCGGCTGAATTTGTTCATGTCTTGTACTAGATATGCTAGTCGTCTAGACGTTTTAAGCCGAGCGATTGCCTATAGCATCGCCCACAGGGCATCGTATAGGTGAACTGGATTTGTGTCGCCGCCGACTAGACGCTGTCGCCAACTGGTGCAAGATCAGAGTCAGTAAGTCTTACAAGGTGTCCGAATTAATTATTCACCGTTGCGGAATGCCGTCAGGAAAAGCAGCGGTAGTTAATAGAGGTAAAAAGATGGAAATAGGTGTCCCTAGAGAAACGAAAGACCAAGAATTTCGTGTCGGTTTAAGTCCCAGTAGCGTCCGGGTGCTACGTGAAGGTGACCATAGGGTCTTTGTTGAGCAGGGTGCAGGGGTTGGCGCAGGTTTCACGGATGAAGACTACCAGCAGGCAGGAGCCAGCATTGTCTCGCAGGCCGCCGATGCTTGGAATCGAGAACTGGTCGTCAAGGTCAAGGAACCACTAAAGCCAGAGTACCAGTTTCTGCAAAAAGGACAGTTGCTGTTTACATATCTACACTTAGCAGCGGATCGCTCTCTAACAGAACACTTGATTGATTGTGGCGTGAGTGCGATCGCCTATGAAACTGTCGAACTTCCTGATGGTAAACTTCCCTTACTTACCCCGATGAGCATCATTGCAGGTCGCCTTGCGGTGCAATTTGGAGCCAGGTATCTAGAGCGCCAACAGGGAGGGCGGGGTGTTCTTTTGGGTGGGATTCCCGGCGTTAGAGCCGGTAAAGTGGTGATTATCGGTGGTGGTGTTGTCGGCACGGAAGCTGCTCGAATTGCCGTGGGGATGGGTGCCCAAGTGCAAATTTTCGATGTGAATGTAGATCGCTTGGCTTATCTAGAAACCCTGTTCGGCTCCAGAGTCGAACTGCTCTACAGTAATTCTGCTTCTATTGAAGAAATGGTTTCAAAGGCCGATTTGCTCATCGGTGCGGTTTTAGTCCCAGGGCGTCGGGCACCCATCCTGGTGCATCGGAGTTTAGTGCAAAAGATGCATCCGGGTTCGGTGATTGTTGACGTTGCCGTAGACCAAGGCGGCTGCATTGAGACATTACGACCAACATCTCACAGCAATCCCACTTATGTGGAGGAGGGCGTTGTCCACTTTGGTGTTCCTAATATGCCGGGAGCCGTACCTTGGACAGCAACACAGGCACTGAATAACAGCACGCTTCCCTACGTCCTCAAACTGGCGAATCACGGATTAGGCGCTCTAAAACTCGACTCTGCGTTGGGTAAAGGCCTGAATATCCAGAACTATCAGCTCGTTCACCCAGCCGTACAGCAGGTGTTTCCAGATTTAGTGGGGTGATGTAGTGACAGCAGGTTGCAAGTAAATAGAGTACATTGTGCCAACGGCTGTGACTGTACTTGATAAACCAGCAATCTGCTGCAAGCGTCTTGCTGCCCGTGAACCGCCCTCAACTCGACGAGAGTGGCAGGCGTTTGCTACCACTGAGTACCTCTTCAAAGGCGGAGGCAGATAAAGGAGGACTGAACCAATATCCTTGAATCTGATCGCACTGATGCCCATAGAAAAACGCGAGTTCAGCTTCAGTTTCCACCCCTTCCGCAACGACTTTTAGATTCAGACTTTGAGCCATTTGCAGAATCGCGGTTGTAATCGCCGCGTTTTTAGCATCCTGTGTCAGCGAAGACACAAATGAACGATCAATCTTCAAAATATCGAAGGGCAATTGTCCTAGAAAGCTTAAAGATGAATAACCTGTGCCAAAATCATCAATGGAGATTTGAATACCAAGGGATTTTAATTCACTCAAAGTTGCGATCGCCACTTCAGGATTTTCCATTACCGTACTTTCAGTGAGTTCTAACTCTAAATACCTGGGATCAAGTCCAGTTTCTGTGAGGATCTCGACGATTAACTCACCTAGATGGGGTTGACTAAACTGATGTCCCGATAAATTGACCGCGATCCGGATCGGGGGTAAGCCCGCGGTTTGCCAGCCTTGAGCTTGAACACAAGCGGTCTTGAGAATCCACTCTCCCAGTGGGATAATGAAACCCGTCTTCTCCGCCAAAGGAATAAATTCAGACGGCGAAATAAAGCCTCGCTCTGGATGAAGCCAACGCACCAAGG
The Microcoleus sp. AS-A8 genome window above contains:
- a CDS encoding helix-turn-helix domain-containing protein, whose protein sequence is MGRAGQALKQALETYSISQNKLAVALGIERTVVNRWFHERADPTAETVVDIVKALKGINRVAAAKFVEIYLGELLEDEDEEQP
- a CDS encoding antibiotic biosynthesis monooxygenase, encoding MSEFLDFLRHKFAYVAIAEFKPGKFEEAKHLYEKAVSTYAEGFKGAYLLQKPGTDEGIAVIFWDNVGDMEANQNEAYQAILKEMTPLFAKAPNTDIYELVSEIHPVEE
- a CDS encoding bifunctional orotidine-5'-phosphate decarboxylase/orotate phosphoribosyltransferase, translated to MDFFEKLNAAIAQNQSLLVVGLDPNPEMMPTHYCRGEDKDSIIAELWDWLQFLIRETADLVCAYKPTFGFYKALGVPGMELLHKTLTAIPAHIPIILDAKHGDLNTSTIFAQTVFAQWQVDAITLTPYSGQDHIAPFLIYPGKAVLVLCSTSNPGAVSLQQYPTPESPLYLQVVKEAKNWGTPEQLGLEVGTTNAEILARIRAVAPERIILARSIWAEGGGNLTEILTAGLNANGDGLLIPVPQDMLSSEKPAVAIASLRESINQTRQQIVQDGTTCDLWMPDVCFLEQHPYQDLILQLYDIGCILFGEFVQASGAVFPYYIDLRKIISNPQIFHQVLTAYEHILKDLSFDRIAGIPYGSLPTATGLSLRLHHPMIFPRKEVKAHGTRRVIEGHFEPGEMVVVVDDILISGKSVMEGAEKIKSAGLKVEDIVVFLDHEQGVKDRLKANGYRAHSVLTISEITETLYQAGRISEQQFQAFAQSH
- a CDS encoding radical SAM protein; its protein translation is MKNQTNVRPPQLKEILPGYLNIMGYVDQSEVNGPGCRAVVWVQGCKRECPGCFNPESWSFETNQLIAVDELANQILSNPHNQGVTFSGGEPFWQAPALVQLAKRLKTAGFNVMCFTGFTLEELRSERSPLGASELLEQLDILVDGPYVESLAIHSPDSLVSSRNQRVHLFNSALKDKLNWASEQMEVHILKDGSRIITGFRGQNGLSES
- the ald gene encoding alanine dehydrogenase, whose product is MEIGVPRETKDQEFRVGLSPSSVRVLREGDHRVFVEQGAGVGAGFTDEDYQQAGASIVSQAADAWNRELVVKVKEPLKPEYQFLQKGQLLFTYLHLAADRSLTEHLIDCGVSAIAYETVELPDGKLPLLTPMSIIAGRLAVQFGARYLERQQGGRGVLLGGIPGVRAGKVVIIGGGVVGTEAARIAVGMGAQVQIFDVNVDRLAYLETLFGSRVELLYSNSASIEEMVSKADLLIGAVLVPGRRAPILVHRSLVQKMHPGSVIVDVAVDQGGCIETLRPTSHSNPTYVEEGVVHFGVPNMPGAVPWTATQALNNSTLPYVLKLANHGLGALKLDSALGKGLNIQNYQLVHPAVQQVFPDLVG
- a CDS encoding MerR family DNA-binding protein yields the protein MSVKTIRYYEEIGLLEPTTTRAESGYRLFNSQVLNRLAFIKRSQSLGLSLSEIRDILEVHDSGELPCGSVKQHLLLKVEAITEQIEALEILKSELLGLLSGWQEQPPSDRIAHTICPNIQEARSE
- a CDS encoding alpha/beta hydrolase, which codes for MLPLRQTLSLPDIQISYLEWNQGNVPLLLLHGLADHALVWSSLGDYLSEQYHIVAPDMRGHGESSKPDRGYTFTDAIADLEALMEHLGWSSAHVLGHSWTGKVALIWARQHPQRLRSMILVDPIFVWKMPSVMKVTFPLLYRVLPFLQGMGPFASYEQALNQARQLNLYQGWSSLQQQVFQAGIEQKPDGCWGSKFTIPARDQIFEDVMRVAGLTDSIDIPTLFIQPETGVNRKNWQLKPYKTYLKNLKICPFPGNHWPFLVQRKAFNQTVQAFLQEQRQLDSTSDTFCDV
- a CDS encoding alcohol dehydrogenase catalytic domain-containing protein; this translates as MQALWLENNQLQLRYDAPIPNPAPGEALVRVVRAGICNTDLELLRGYYPYIGILGHEFVGVVEQGPEHLKGQRVVGEINAVCGQCRFCRSGQPTHCENRTVLGIVNRNGAFAEYLSLPIENLHRVPDNVPTDVATFTEPVAAALEIQQQVKVSPGERVLVVGDGKLGQLVAQTLAVTGCDLLVVGRHQEKLANLAARGIQTGQEDGVADRAFDVSVECTGNPAGFAIARRALRPRGTLVLKSTYAGQLTFDASSLVVDEITLIGSRCGPFPAALDLLASGQVDVEPLIHARYPLSEGLAAFERASTKGVLKVLLDMSGKE